In Candidatus Lokiarchaeota archaeon, the genomic stretch CGAAAAGGAACCTCCTACAGTTGCTGCTAGTTATACCGGTCAGGTCATGGTTATCCAACATCCAACAGCAATTACTGTTGGCTATACGCCAGTTATTCATACCCACACTGCTCAGGTTGCCTGTAGATTTGATGAACTCCTACAGAAGCTTGATCAGCGCTCTGGCCAAGTAACTGAAGAGAATCCTGACTACGTTAAAAAGGGCGAATCGATGATTGCCAAGCTCGTACCACTCAAACCAATGGTTATCGAGCCGTACAAGGAGATTCCTCAACTCGGACGCTTTGCTGTACGTGACATGGGCATGACAGTTGCCGTCGGTGTTGTACAAAAAGTCGAGCCTCGAAAGCTTCCAGCTGAGAAGAAAGGCTAGAATGCGTGTAGTTTATAGAACCGGGCTGCGAGGCCCGCGTTCCCACTCTATTTTTTTCCCGTCTTCAGCCAATTTCTGACATAATCTAATGCTTTTGACATTGTTGTGATCGTCAATGTAGTAGTCACATTCTTAGGTGAAGACTGCGAGCTCACAAAACGAATAGTATGAACAACAAGCGGGATCAGAGCATAAAACACCTGTTGAAATCCAAGTTGAATCAGGTTATCTTTTTCGCCTTCCTGATTTTGAACATCCTTCTCGCTATCTTTTCTTGCTTCGCCCCTTCTCAGTATGCTCTACTTGTAATCATCCTAGTGTTCATAG encodes the following:
- the tuf gene encoding elongation factor 1-alpha — encoded protein: EKEPPTVAASYTGQVMVIQHPTAITVGYTPVIHTHTAQVACRFDELLQKLDQRSGQVTEENPDYVKKGESMIAKLVPLKPMVIEPYKEIPQLGRFAVRDMGMTVAVGVVQKVEPRKLPAEKKG